Genomic DNA from Chloroflexota bacterium:
CTGCCGCCACATCCACCCCGAGCACAGAGGCCAGGGACCTCACCTCTACTGGCTCATCGGCCACGAAGAGGAGGGCCTCCAACAAGGCCGGTATTTGCTCTGGCGTTGGCGGTGGCAAAATACTCTCTTCGGGCTCCATTTTCTCTGTGT
This window encodes:
- a CDS encoding SMC-Scp complex subunit ScpB, with translation MSDTEKMEPEESILPPPTPEQIPALLEALLFVADEPVEVRSLASVLGVDVAA